In Lentilactobacillus sp. SPB1-3, the sequence AAAAATATTAATATCTACTCCTAAAAATAAGGCAATATTATTTAAATCATCAGTAGATATTGTCTTATTTATTTTCTCAATACGATAATATTTTTGACTATTGTAACCAAGAAAAGAAGCAACTGCACTTTGTTTAACGCCTTTAGCTTCTCTAATCTTGGCGATATTTCTTTGAACTTGCAACCGATCACCTCCTACTTGATTACAAATATAAGTATACTAACGGATTACGTTATTGTCAATAAAAAATTCCATAATTCCGTTATTTTTATCACGAAATCCGTTGTTTAGTTTATAATACAGATACATAAGGGGTACTAAACATGAATAATTTAGGAAACAAAATAAAACAATTAAGAAAAAATAAACACCTTACTCAAAAACAATTAGGTGATTTAGTTCATTTAACGCCTCAAGTGATTTCTAACATCGAACGAGGATACACATCTGCAAGTGCAGAAGATTTAGCCAACTTTAGTAGAGTATTTAACGTAAGTATTGATGAATTAAGTAAAAATGATATTAATTCATATGACCCATCCACACCTAGTTGGGCAACAGATAAAGATATTAATGATCTACATAACTTCTTAGCCGAAAACGGGAAAATGACTTATAAAGGTATGGATTTGACCAAAGAACAGCGTGAACGTGTGGATCAAATCATCACCCAAGTGTTTTGGGAAGAACTGGAAAAGGATAAACGAAAGAATGAACGATAGACAACTTAAAAAATTAATTAGTTTTCTCGGTCAACGTTACGGTACTTTCGACCCGTTCACTATTGCTGAGAAGTTGAATATTGATGTTCAATACCGTCCTTTTTCAAAAAAGCCATTAGGCGATACCATTAACTTCTTTGGGCGCCCTATTATTTTATTGGCAGAAAGTTTAAAGGAGTCTAATCAACGCTACTTTGTATGCGCTCATGAATTGGGTCATGCAATCGAGCATGCCAATATGCAGGCCTACTATGTATCAAATGACTTCGCTAAAACACACTATGAAGTACAGGCTGATAAATTTGCAGTTAGTCTACTAGGACAACTATATGTAGAAGAAAATGGTCATATTCCCGATAATTGGATGGATCTAGTTCATGAATATGGATATCCAAGTTTATAAACATCAATAACACAGACCGTTAATTCGGTTTTTTATTTAATTAAACATGTGAATTAATATACTATATCCGATTAATTATATTTACGAGCAATATTACTGATCCTCGTTAAAAGCTGTATATTGGGAGGAATTTATTTTGAAATTAAAATTGAATATGTGGACCGCTATTGATGACATCATCAATGTAATCCTATTTTTCTTTTCATGGTTTTTAATTATCGGAGCTGCTTTCAGTGATGGCGGTGGTAACCAGGCCGACAATATGGCTAACTTTTTACTTATTATGGCTTTAATTGGTTTAGCACTAAATATTATTTCATTGATTCGTAGCCATAAAGTAAACATTTCTATCGTTGGCCCTATTCTAGGAATTATCGGTAATGTAGTTTATCTGTTTGGAGCTTGGGCAGCATTTCCAGCTATCGTTTTGCTTATCATCGCTAGTGTATTTAGTTTCATGCAACATCCTGTAAAAAATAACAACGAATCAAATAATCCAGTAGTACATTAACATAATTATTACCCGCGTCTGGCGACTAAAACATGGTTCAATTCCACGTGCGGGATTAACGTCCAAATACTGAAGACTATAAAAGCTGTACATATCTGGGGAGATAAATTATGAAAATATTTAAATCAATAATCGTTGGCGCTATTGCACTTGTTAGTGGTCTTACTATTGCTAATAACAAGCCTGCAGAAGCAAAAACATATACAACTGTACCTACTTCATTAAGAGGACACTGGTATTCATACAATGGTGGATATAGTTCGATAACTGCCAATAAATATACTTTTAGGACGTATTCAACGGGATATGGAAGTATTACCTTACATGGTAACAAATTCCCCCGATATGCTCGGGGACATAGTCAAATGTTCGTAGATAGAAATTCAAAAGGATACTATAACATTGGAAAGTACGCGTCAGATGAATGGCCATATTATAAACGTGTTAAACATTTGGGACATACCGCTATTAGAATATTGTCATACGCCGGATATGGTGATTACAACGTTGGATACTATTACAAAACTAAATCAATTGCTAAACATCCTAAGTTAGGTAAGGCATACAAGTTTAGAACAGCCGACTCTACAGACTTTTTCTATAATACTTGGCGTAGTGCATATCTGGATCAAAGCTCTGAAAGTGCCGATTTATATAACTCTAAAGATGCTGCTGCAGATGGAACCGATGAGCCAGATTACACATTAAAAAATCACACTACTAAGGTATACGTAAAGTGGCCAGCAAAATATGTAAAAGATGACGTAGTCCAAGTAAAGTTTAACGGCAAGATGTTCTATATGGACAATGAATTACATGACTTAAGACCATATAATGCTAGTAAAGATAGCACTGGATTTAGTTCTAACTTCAGTCCTAATAGTAAAAATATAATTTTGCAACATGGTACTCATGTTTACAAAGGAACATATTGGTTTTGGTTTAAATCATTTTCATCTAACGACTCTATTATGTACATTTTCAACGGTAAGCACTGGGTGAAACAATAATTTTTAACTCTCTATGGTTCTTGCAGCGATTCGACTCCGCTGGGAAGTATTAAAAATTTTGCAAGGAGATATTAAATGAGTAAATTAAAAGATAACGGTAAAAGTCCAAGGGAATACATCTATTTGGATACAGTAGAGATGAATTCATTATTAGCTCAGTTTGAAGATGGAATTCCTCAACTAATAAAGAACGTTCAACAAACCACAACATCTACATTGGAATCAAGTACTAAGCAAAAACATCACGAAGAAAGTGCTGGATTAAATTCAAATAAGGCATCAATGGGCAGATCTGCTATGGAAACAGGATCAGAAACTAATGGGAAAATGAATCAATTAGCAATTGATACAGTATACAACGATTTCGCTGTTGATTTAGTAGAGAAAGAGCTTGAAGACGCTGAATTGTTAAAAGTAACTTCCAAACAGTCAGAAGGTTCTATTGTTAAGTTAAAGCAGCCTTTCTCGTTGTTAGATTTCAAATCATTGTCAGAAATAACTAGAAATAAATCTGCGATCCATTTAATGAAATTGGCTGACGATTTTGATGATTCCTGGGTTGAAGGATTTGACAGCTTTAAAAAATCAACAGACTTTTTAAACTCATTATTTCCAGATACAGTTATGTTCAAATTAAAAAGCTCTTTAGTGTTCGCTGAAACGTCAAATTTAAGAATGAACCTGACACAATTGCAAATGTTGGCTCTTAGTACTAGAAAAATAACTGTTCTCGGAGAAGTCGAGTCTATAATTGAGTCCGATGATTCTGCCGCTTATCAGCATTCCGATGAAAATAATATAACTGATGCCATGCAATATTTATTACCAGGACTTTCAGTGAATATACTATCAACTTTTACAGGTATAAAAAAAGACGATCGGCTAATAAAGCCAATCGCTATCTATTTTGAATAAATTTTATTCTTTTACTAACAGCACTCTCTAGTCGTTCATTTTCCATTTGTAATTGTTGACTCTTCTTATGGACCCGATGTATGTTAT encodes:
- a CDS encoding helix-turn-helix domain-containing protein, whose protein sequence is MQVQRNIAKIREAKGVKQSAVASFLGYNSQKYYRIEKINKTISTDDLNNIALFLGVDINIFFDDKLTDSVIENVGKEKQPS
- a CDS encoding helix-turn-helix domain-containing protein, whose translation is MNNLGNKIKQLRKNKHLTQKQLGDLVHLTPQVISNIERGYTSASAEDLANFSRVFNVSIDELSKNDINSYDPSTPSWATDKDINDLHNFLAENGKMTYKGMDLTKEQRERVDQIITQVFWEELEKDKRKNER
- a CDS encoding ImmA/IrrE family metallo-endopeptidase — translated: MNDRQLKKLISFLGQRYGTFDPFTIAEKLNIDVQYRPFSKKPLGDTINFFGRPIILLAESLKESNQRYFVCAHELGHAIEHANMQAYYVSNDFAKTHYEVQADKFAVSLLGQLYVEENGHIPDNWMDLVHEYGYPSL
- a CDS encoding transporter, which translates into the protein MKLKLNMWTAIDDIINVILFFFSWFLIIGAAFSDGGGNQADNMANFLLIMALIGLALNIISLIRSHKVNISIVGPILGIIGNVVYLFGAWAAFPAIVLLIIASVFSFMQHPVKNNNESNNPVVH